A DNA window from Amycolatopsis sp. DSM 110486 contains the following coding sequences:
- a CDS encoding ABC transporter permease, with amino-acid sequence MTTALALPGTFTLGAARGSFELRQFFRNKEQVVFTFSLPAVLMILLGSILDGPTGQAGVSSGQLLAASMIGAGIVSTSFNSVGIGIAADREVGALKRLRGTPMPAASYFIGKMIMVLVTSVAQTVIMAAVAMLLFGLKLPADGEKWATLVWVMLLGVISSTLLGISISSLTRTANGTVAVVQLVYLVLQFISGVFVTPITHLPKIMVDIASFFPLKWICQGFRSVFLPEAAASQEMAGSWELPMVALVLGAWCVAGLVLARLTFRWTNEAK; translated from the coding sequence GTGACCACCGCACTCGCCCTCCCGGGCACCTTCACCCTCGGCGCCGCGCGAGGCAGCTTCGAGCTGCGGCAGTTCTTCCGCAACAAGGAACAGGTGGTCTTCACCTTCTCCCTGCCCGCGGTGCTGATGATCCTGCTCGGGTCCATTCTGGACGGACCGACCGGACAGGCCGGCGTCTCGTCGGGACAGCTGCTCGCCGCGAGCATGATCGGCGCGGGCATCGTGTCGACATCGTTCAACAGCGTCGGCATCGGGATCGCGGCCGACCGCGAGGTGGGCGCGCTCAAACGCCTGCGCGGCACGCCGATGCCCGCCGCGTCGTACTTCATCGGCAAGATGATCATGGTGCTCGTGACGAGCGTGGCGCAGACGGTGATCATGGCCGCGGTCGCGATGCTGCTGTTCGGGCTGAAGCTGCCGGCCGACGGCGAGAAGTGGGCCACGCTGGTCTGGGTGATGCTGCTGGGCGTGATCTCCTCGACGCTGCTCGGCATCTCGATCAGCTCGCTCACCCGCACCGCCAACGGCACGGTGGCCGTGGTGCAATTGGTCTACCTGGTGCTGCAGTTCATCTCGGGCGTGTTCGTCACGCCGATCACGCACCTGCCGAAAATCATGGTCGACATCGCGTCCTTCTTCCCGCTGAAATGGATCTGCCAGGGTTTCCGGTCGGTCTTCCTCCCGGAGGCGGCCGCGAGTCAGGAGATGGCGGGGTCATGGGAACTTCCGATGGTGGCGCTGGTGCTCGGCGCCTGGTGCGTGGCTGGGCTCGTGCTCGCGAGGCTCACGTTCCGGTGGACGAACGAAGCGAAGTGA
- a CDS encoding sensor histidine kinase, whose translation MTPPDDAWERSFWVWEVLFAVVYLATALLVFFDDVSLAEKVVAETVLAALLLGYFAAGRRIVRTDDNPVPRAAATSVLVVLVATAIFSDTTASFILFMACPMLFMLQEIRPGIVLTTVLILLDPVAAVVRGGWENPSLPILLPMTAILVVFSVLAGKFTTDVIKQSAARAELIRQLEDSQAEVSRLSREAGTAAERERLAREIHDTLAQGFTSIVTLAQAIESELDTDLVAVRRHLALASSTARENLAEARAMVAALAPSDLAAGTLTNAVRRAAERLADEAGLHVEYEVDDPLPPLAMASEVVLLRGAQEALANVRKHSGADSVLVRLSAVDGTVRLRVRDDGRGFSPDAPTEGFGLRGMRSRVEQVGGRLSLRGGADGGTELELEVPA comes from the coding sequence GTGACACCCCCGGACGACGCGTGGGAGCGCTCGTTCTGGGTCTGGGAGGTGCTGTTCGCGGTCGTCTACCTGGCGACCGCCCTCCTGGTGTTCTTCGACGACGTCTCCCTGGCGGAGAAGGTGGTCGCGGAGACCGTGCTCGCGGCGCTGCTGCTCGGCTACTTCGCGGCGGGGCGCCGGATCGTGCGCACCGACGACAACCCCGTTCCCCGCGCTGCCGCGACGAGTGTGCTCGTGGTGCTCGTGGCCACGGCGATCTTCTCCGACACCACGGCCTCGTTCATCCTGTTCATGGCGTGCCCGATGCTGTTCATGCTGCAGGAGATCCGCCCGGGCATCGTGCTCACGACGGTGCTGATCCTGCTGGACCCGGTAGCCGCAGTCGTCCGTGGCGGCTGGGAGAACCCGAGCCTGCCGATCCTGCTGCCGATGACCGCGATCCTCGTGGTGTTCAGCGTGCTGGCGGGCAAGTTCACCACCGACGTCATCAAGCAGAGCGCCGCGCGCGCCGAGCTCATCCGACAGCTGGAAGACAGCCAGGCCGAGGTCTCGCGGCTCTCGCGCGAAGCCGGCACGGCGGCCGAACGCGAACGCCTGGCGCGCGAAATCCACGACACGCTGGCGCAGGGGTTCACCAGCATCGTCACGCTCGCGCAGGCCATCGAGTCCGAACTGGACACCGACCTGGTGGCGGTCCGCCGGCACCTCGCGCTGGCGTCGTCCACGGCCCGCGAGAACCTCGCCGAGGCCCGCGCGATGGTTGCGGCTCTCGCACCTTCGGACCTCGCGGCCGGGACCCTCACCAACGCGGTGCGCCGCGCGGCCGAGCGCCTCGCCGACGAAGCCGGCCTCCACGTCGAGTACGAAGTGGACGATCCCCTGCCACCGCTGGCCATGGCGTCCGAGGTCGTGCTGCTGCGCGGCGCGCAGGAGGCGCTGGCCAACGTCCGCAAGCACTCGGGCGCCGACTCGGTGCTGGTGCGGTTGTCCGCTGTGGACGGAACGGTACGGTTGCGCGTGCGCGACGACGGCCGCGGCTTCTCCCCCGACGCGCCCACCGAGGGCT